The region GCTAGCAGAATGGCATTCTCGTAATTTTCATTGAAAGGAAGGTCACTTCACTATTTATTAAATGGGCCTTAGCCCTAATAATATCAGTCCAATTAGGGTTTTGTTAGAGTGAAAGTAATATAAAACCAACACCTTCACTAAACTAGACAGCTTAAACCCTTTCTTCTGCATCTCTAGCCGGTCGTCGTCGTCATCAGTAAGTTATCAGATCTCCGATCTTTCTTTCACTCAAAACTACATCGTTTTTCATTATCTTAACGCTAATATCTCTGCCTTATTGATGAAACAGGTGAGTTGAAAATGTCGACAGTTCCAGGGCAGTTGATATGGGAGATTGTCAAgaagaataattgttttctcGTGAAGGAATTTGGCAGAGGCAACGCTAGCGTTCAATTTAGCAAGGAGAGTAACAATTTGTACAATCTCAACTCCTATAAGCACTCAGGTATTTATACTAAACCCTAACTTGagttcatttgattttttagggatttaagttaTTGGATGttgaattttttggatttggaTTAGGTTTGGCAAACAAGAAGACTGTTACTATTCAGCCTGCAGGTGACAAAGATCTGTCAGTTGTGCTTGCGACGACGAAGACTAGGAAGCAGAACAAGCCTGCTAGTTTGCTGCATAAGTCTGTTATGAGGAAGGAGTTTCACCGTATGGCTAAGGCTGTAAGCAATCAGGTACAATAGATTAGAACAGTTTATAGCATTGATTTTTGCTGATCATTGTGGTAAATTGTGTGAACTAGTTCAGTGGCAAGCATTATATCTTACGATGTTTAATTGGCAATTTTAGGGAATGTTTATGCTGGGTTTTGGCTCTTTTTTGGGAAATGCATAGTGTGGGATATGCAAGTGAATTGATTTGATAAGCAATGATGAGAAGTTAACATTTAAGAAGATCTATCATTTGTTGATGGGTCTTTAATGAGATATACTTGTTACGCTTGGCTTCTGAGCTTTATTTTTCGAGtaaaaatttgtttgttttgattCATTGTAATTGTTAGTTCTTTGGTTGAGCGTTTGACAGTTCTCATCAGAGTGTTTAACAGGCAACCTTAGGATATGTTCATGTGGATTTTggcatttttgtttttgttttggtaAATGCAGTGTGTAGGATATGCAAGTGATTTGATTTTGATGAGCAATGATGAGAAGCTAACATGTAAGAAGATCTATCATTTGTTGATGGCTCTTCAATGAGATATATTTGTTACGCTTGGCTTCTgagctttttttgtttttcagtgAAAATTCTTTTTGTGTTGAATCTTTGTAATTGTGAGTTCTTGATTGATCTTCATAAAGTTCTTTGCATGTTTAACCTGCCATCTTAGTATGTGCTTGTGCTTGTTTTTGTCCTTCTTTTTGGGTGGAACTGCATGCTGGATATGCAA is a window of Mercurialis annua linkage group LG2, ddMerAnnu1.2, whole genome shotgun sequence DNA encoding:
- the LOC126669159 gene encoding 60S ribosomal protein L28-1-like; its protein translation is MSTVPGQLIWEIVKKNNCFLVKEFGRGNASVQFSKESNNLYNLNSYKHSGLANKKTVTIQPAGDKDLSVVLATTKTRKQNKPASLLHKSVMRKEFHRMAKAVSNQVGDNYYRPDLKKAALARLSVVHRSLKVSKSGAKKKNRQAV